From Sander vitreus isolate 19-12246 chromosome 5, sanVit1, whole genome shotgun sequence:
AACGAACCAAACCGAAAACAGGGAGAAATTTCTTATGTACCTGAAACAGCAGCAATAGTGACATCGCATAGGGATCTTATAACATAAATAACACACGTAACACACAGTCACGTAGAGCATTTTAGTGCATACGATATTATGTACAACACTGATATCCTTGGGTGATAATTGTAGCTTTACTGGACTTTGAGAGCACTGGGACAGGTTTAAACTAGTTTGTGATGCTCCTAGCTGGAAGAGTGTGGCAGGGAGGAGTAACCTGTTGCCTAGAGATTATGTAATTCTCAGTATTTTAGTCTCCCCTTTTCTTAAATTTGACTCAGACTTTTTCCCGTTGTTTTAGAAAACAGACTAGTAATGACCATACCCTACATTGCATCCCTGTCCCATACAGCAGTGTGTCCTCCCCATCCCTCCCACCCTTTTACCCGCCCTTATAGTCCCTCAGTATTTGTAGTTAAAGACAGGCCATGCGGCAGCAGTCACTCATGCTGATACAGATTACAGGAAGCACGTTTTGGttgctagtttttttttttttttttttttttttttcggtttttgttttatacaaaaTCATGCTTCTAGCCTaatagtacatgtttttttttccacggtttctttaaaaaaggtaataaaaacTACAAGTAAATCCGTATCCTTCTCTTCCGGTGCGTGCTGATAGTCGGCAACCATTTATGGTTGTCATGGTCTGTTTGCCTTTTTATGTGTTCTTCCTCCTGTCAGCTGCTGCTGGTCATGTGTCCATGTAGGATGGTTTTGGTGAAGGGGTTGAATCCTGTGGAGAGCTCTgtggagagacagaaacactgaTTTAGCTACAACTCTACAGCGCAGACATGCAAGCTGCAGCAAGTCAATGCAAATGTGAGTATATGCAGTCTTTAAAATGGCCTTGGCTAAAGTGTCCACTCTAATATATATAGCTCATATAACGCCAGTCATTGTAACACTCAATAAAACAGCACATTAGTTTGGCAGAAGCATTCAAGCAAAAATGGTTGGCAAAAGTGGTTTAACATTCAGTAGCGAGTCGCTTGAAATTTTAGTAATCTCAGGAATGTCATGGCCTTTGCGTTAGAAAGGGCAAGTCACaggcgcgcacgcacacacacacacacacacacacacacacacacacacacacacacacacacacacagcattcacAGGACAACTGGCCTTGCAGCTTTGACCTTGAGAGCTGTCACTTTacaagatcctttttgtttggttgttttgCTGAGTGCACACTGTGCCAACCCTTTTTCCAGCTTGTCAGAACATGCACGAAGAAATAAATTGGCCTGATATAATTTAtaggaaaacaataatgatCTATTTGCAgtaaagtttagttttttgtcCGTCAGTATGGCGTTATATTGAGTAAACAGAAGTGTATTTTTTCCACGTAGATAAATTACATATTGAAGAGAAATTGATATCACACAaagaattatttaatttaagcaATTCTGTGCCCAATAAATTTAGTGGCACATTTGCTCTTACTTACAAATATAACTCCACACATCTTAAGTAAACGTGACAAAAGCATTTAGCAGAAGGCAAGCAGTCTGAGTTTCTATTGTTCAGGTTGTAAAACCTGGAAGAAATAGATATGTTAAAAGGAAATTATTGGGGCATTAAGTATCACATCTGCATTAATGCTGACTAAAACTCTGTATATCAAAATCAATTATGTATTAACTTAAAAATGAgacttttattctatttttgtactttgtgggcaaaaattattatatataattattaagAATGACAGGCATAaatcttttttccttcttttttggATTCATTTATAATTTTAACCACTTGTCAAACTGAAGATCTGTACCAGTAACATGACATATCATTAGTATTGAATTAAAGGTACATTCAGATGCATTTAATCCAGAGAGACTGGATTAAATGGTCTAGCCCACAGGTCAGACAAGGCGCTGTGGGTCAGTCCCGTACCTGCGGGGACGCAGCACTCACTCTGCCTCACTGCTTAACTCTCCGCAGACTGGCACATTTCACTATCTGAGCACCTTTCTTCACATCCACAGTATCGGGCTACATCAGGGGGGAAGGGGTTGGCGGCAGAAGAAGTGTGAGGATTGAGAAGAGGTAGGATGACAGGAGCCGAACAAGAGGTTGAGGGAACGTTAGTAAGGGAATGTAAAATAAAGGACACGTGACAGGAAGAAAAAGATGAGGAAGGGAAACAGAAATGGAACAACAGAGGAAGGAAATAGTGCCACAAGGAAAGAGAGgacagaaaaacaggaaaaacaacagAGGAGATGTGAGTAACAAATATGTGaataaaggaaaaaagagggagaaaaaaaagaaaaagaaatcatgtATAAACAGTCAAGCAAGGACAGAAGTGATGGATGGCAGTTGGAAAGACAGTTAAAGATAAGAGGGCATCAGAAACATCTAAAATCTTTGGGATCAGAGAAGACCTGTGTCAAATAgtatttgcaaatatattttcaaattgATTTCTTGATATTCAGATGGATGGATTTGACCACATAAGACAATACATAAAGTGACACCCTAATAATCTcaattgtcttaatgtgttaAACCCCAATCCTCTGGTACTTCATgtgggtaaagtaaaaaaatataatattgtaAATCAAATTTGACCCAGCTCTGATACAGAAAAGGTTTGAGTGACACAGCACACAGTCAAAGTTGTAGGACTATAAACTTTAATGAATGCAGAAAAGACAAGAGTCAGTCATTGAGAGAACTGATGGGGACAGAATGGAAAAAATATAGCCACTGTAAGGAGCCACAATGAATTCAGTCATTAATATGCAAGAAACAAAGTGTAGGTGCTTCTTAGTGATGACTAAAATGATGAAAACCTGAATGGTTCGGTGAACTGTGAGCAATAACAGCACCAGAGCAAAGTGGATTCATTTGTTCCTCCTGCATGCAGAAGATGAACATGAGGTAATACTATTTAGGTGGAGATTAATGTAACACAAGGTCAGCAATCAGACAATTAACCAACCAAACTTTGCACTCAATCCTTGCTTAGGATTTAGGACCTACACATATCAAAACAGGGCTATAGCTCTTAAGAtcatgaggacacacacacacacacacacacacacacacacacacacacacacacacacacacacacacacacacacacacacacacacacacacacacacacagtaccttTTTCAAGTCTATTCACCATGATGGCAGTAAAAGATAAACATGACATTGTGTAATCCTTAAAGTATTTGAGTACATTTAGGGAAAACCTAACATTTACATTAATTCAATGTTGTGTCATTATCACTTCACctttttttctgtactgtaAATTTGTTTCATCTCCTTTTCTTCACGTGCAGATCTCACTTGCCTTTCTTTCTTACCCTCCAAACTCCATTATCTCTGTTTCTACTCATCCTTTGCCTGGCTAATGTGCCCCCTCCACTCCAATACGCACTCAAACACttaaatacacacacgcacacacagacacacacacacacacacacacacacacacacacacacacacacacacacacacacacacacacacacaaacactgtgtgtttgtactgGAGCTCATGCAGGTTAAGCTACTTAAGGACTGTCAGGATATGCCCAAGAAACCACGATGTGATGAGACTTTCAAGCTCACTGCAGCACATGATTCAGCACAAGTCCCCTGTTACTACCACTATAAACTAGCTACTACATGACTTTAAATCAAACAGGCGCTCATCAGATGGTCAGCTGTCTGCAGATCAGAAGCCCACCTTGCTGCTGTCCCGGCCCAGGACGGCGTAGCTCATGAACTGCTCAGCATCAACCTCCAGCTCGTTGGCGTCCTGCAGAGAACCCTCCAGGCTCAACTCCTGAACTCCCTCCTCACCTGAACCCTTCCCTCTGCGCACAACCTTACGCACAATCTATCAcgtaaacacacatgtacacaggaGGGTGGGAGAGAGTGATGGATGGAGGCAGAGAGTGGAAATAAGGCAGTGAAAAGACAGTTGGTGAAATATAAAAGAAATGTGTATGGAGGAAAtatgtctttttaaaaatatctattttttagGGACATACAGTGTATAGTGTGTATAGGTATAGTGTAATGTGATTTTCATATAAGTTTAATAATTATGTGGAGAAATGCTGGTGAGTATGTGACACTGACATAAGTGAAAACAATTACTGGATCCCAGTTTAAGAATACAGTATGAAAGCATGTTGCAATGGCTGACCTTTTTTGTGACAATGTTTCCATGTTCATCCGTGAACTGTTCCTCGCTTACATGATCCTCAGGAAGATCTTCAACCTCATCGCCCTGTGGACAGAAAAGCATTTGTACCcttaattcatgtttttttttttttttaagaaaccaTTAACTCTCATTCCTTCTCCTTGAAAGTACTGAaacttacattttaatgtaactGCTACAAGATATGAATTCCCAAAATATGAAAAGTTAAGTAATCTCAGGAATAAATGATGGTCCTAATGCATGTTAAAATAGCTGGAACTGCATGCCGTAAACGCCACCACTAATTGGAAACACAGAGAAGCAGATGAACGACAGATGGGTGAAGGTTAGAGGTTTGTTTGTGGAAGCATGTAAATCTAACAGTTGGAAGTTGCTAAgcgacatttacatttacagttcATGAAAGTCATGACAATGCTGTTATAGGCCCTAATAATTTGCAGCGTGTCTACAGACCTATTTATAATCTTAAAGACATTCCTACAGCCGGAGAAGCGAGGACAAGGGTCAGTCCAGCCCGTGCAGACCTGAATAAAACTTGTCAACACTTGTGTTAGCATGGACAGAGTCTAAGATACAGTAGGAAGTGTCCATAAGGATTTTTAATAGAACTGGAATCCAAACTCGTTGAGCCCAAGCCAGTCTATTTACATCCATTACAGCAGAAGATACATTTAGCCACATTTGATGGTAATTTAACAAAATCAAAGTGTTAGAGGGAGAATTATTATCGTATTGATTCAATTCAGGTTTTGTGATTGTACACAGTGTCCTTAGTTAATCCTCACTGCCACACTTTTGTCACACCCGCTCCACTCTAGCGCAGTAAAATCATGTGCCCCTATTAGCACAAACCTATCCTGTATCACTCCAAATACACTGCTTCCTATAGCCTTTTACCAAACACTATTTTCTCCATCTATCTCCTTATTGTTGTTTTCCAATCCTTTCTTCAAATTTCTGTACCTTAAAGATGACTCTGCGGCGGACCACTCTGGTGGTGACGTTTTCCTCTTCATCGGCTACTCCGTCGACCTCACCGAGCTCACGGTCCAGCTGAGTGTGTATGTAGGTGAGCACGgaccgcacagagccgctggcAATGTGGAGGACATTCTGACAGCTGATGACCAGGAAAGCCAGCAGCACGAAGCTAAAGAGAAGCTCTGTCACCAGGGCCCACATCACCCCGCTTTGATCCCCAGCAAATCAACAACAATCAATACACTTCCTCAAGTCTTCAGTGACTCCTGTTTCCAATGCAGT
This genomic window contains:
- the ank1a gene encoding ankyrin-1a isoform X1 → MWALVTELLFSFVLLAFLVISCQNVLHIASGSVRSVLTYIHTQLDRELGEVDGVADEEENVTTRVVRRRVIFKGDEVEDLPEDHVSEEQFTDEHGNIVTKKIVRKVVRRGKGSGEEGVQELSLEGSLQDANELEVDAEQFMSYAVLGRDSSKSSPQDSTPSPKPSYMDT